One part of the Saprospiraceae bacterium genome encodes these proteins:
- a CDS encoding CusA/CzcA family heavy metal efflux RND transporter: MLDKIIAFSIHNKFIVGLLTLALVIWGVWSASKLPIDALPDITNNQVQIITLCPTLAGQEVEQLVTYPIEQSIANLPDLEELRSISRFGLSVITAVFDDKVDIYFARQLINEKLKEAEEKIPQGIGTPELAPVSTGLGEIYQYIIHPKQGSEDKYTAMDLRTMQDWIVARQLYGTPGIAEVNSFGGQLKQYEVAVNPDRMLAMGISIPEIFSALEKNNENTGGAYIDKKPNAYFIRGVGLIGSFEDIKNIAVKNSPNGIPILIKDVADVRLGFAVRYGALTYNGEVDAVGGVVMMLKGANSAEVVNRVKEKMKTIQKSLPPDVVIEPYLDRTDLVNRAISTVEKNLIEGALIVIFILVLFLGNLRAGLIVASAIPLSMLFALGMMNVFGVSANLMSLGAIDFGLIVDGAVIIVESIFHRITTSHLQSGKTELTTKQMDETVFESARRMMNSAAFGQIIILIVYLPILSLIGIEGKMFGPMAQTVSFAILGAFILSLTYIPMVSSLFLSKKIIHKKNISDRMMEFFQSIYAPLLQRAINAKLYVVGLTVAIFFLTSFIFSRMGGEFIPTLAEGDFAFHCILSQGTSLSQSIETSMQASRLIKEFDEVKMVVGKTGSAEVPTDPMPPEASDMMIILKPQSDWKREISYDDLADEIFEKLENIPGVFFEKSQPIQMRFNELMTGIRQDVAVKIFGENMDTLLSYANKVNGIVQRVEGATAPSVERVAGLPQIVINYNRAQIANYGLNIEDINHIVSTAFAGGEAGVVFENERKFDLVVRLDSTHRNNIEDVSHLYIPTANGTQIPLSQVAEIKMELGPAQISREDGKRRIVVGFNVKGRDVESVVKDIQNQLSEKVKLPEGYYYTYGGTFENLQAASARLMIAVPVALALIFMLLYFTFTSVKQATLIFTAIPMAAIGGVFALLLRDMPFSISAGVGFIALFGVAVLNGIVLVSTFNQLEKDGVTDILQRIKEGTKIRLRPVLMTAAVASLGFLPMALSHGAGAEVQKPLATVVIGGLITATFLTLFVLPLLYLIFSSQRKRKFNQNISTLLLLVFGLFFSQNANAQTTPKQLSIEDALSVAMKNNLELQSRQLNVQSSRIMKKSVFELPKTNVNFQFGQYNSINQDKAFQITQNIPFPTYYTAKARLYNAELEGSQLQMQMSENEIKAQVKYWFYQLLYLQNAKKQLKSLDSLYVDFVNAADLRYKTGETNLLEKATAETKRGQLSLIIKQNETEAAMAYASLKALLNSSEDFTILTNDNFQPLIISNSFDFTLIANNPSLLVLYQQALIAEQNRKVEISSTLPDLNVGYFNQSLIGTQTVNGTEVYYDGSKRFQGFNLGVSIPLTFFSNSAKIKSLDYKHAAFQMEADNGKLQLQTKLQNAFEQYNQNLSQYNYYKSSALPNAEIIINTAKIAYNSGAVGYIEYLQALQTVADVQLNYLQAINQLNQSIININFLINK, from the coding sequence ATGTTAGATAAAATTATTGCTTTTAGCATACACAACAAATTCATCGTTGGATTATTGACCCTTGCATTAGTTATATGGGGTGTATGGAGTGCTAGTAAACTACCCATAGATGCCCTTCCAGACATCACCAATAACCAGGTACAAATCATAACACTTTGCCCAACCCTTGCAGGACAGGAAGTAGAGCAATTGGTTACCTACCCAATAGAACAAAGCATTGCCAACTTACCCGATCTGGAAGAGCTAAGAAGTATTTCTCGCTTTGGCCTTTCAGTGATCACTGCCGTATTTGATGACAAAGTGGACATCTATTTTGCACGGCAACTTATCAATGAAAAACTCAAAGAAGCGGAAGAAAAAATACCTCAAGGCATTGGCACGCCTGAATTAGCACCTGTAAGTACTGGCTTGGGTGAAATTTATCAATATATCATTCACCCAAAACAAGGAAGTGAAGATAAATATACTGCTATGGATCTTCGTACAATGCAGGATTGGATTGTTGCCCGGCAGTTGTATGGCACACCTGGCATTGCAGAAGTCAATAGTTTTGGTGGTCAACTCAAACAATACGAAGTTGCTGTAAATCCAGACCGAATGCTTGCAATGGGGATAAGTATTCCTGAAATATTTTCGGCATTGGAAAAAAATAATGAAAACACTGGAGGAGCATATATTGATAAGAAACCCAATGCTTATTTCATACGAGGAGTTGGTTTGATTGGTTCATTTGAAGATATCAAAAATATCGCCGTTAAGAACAGCCCCAATGGAATTCCAATCCTAATTAAAGATGTAGCAGATGTGCGTTTGGGATTTGCAGTTCGTTACGGAGCGCTTACTTACAATGGAGAGGTGGATGCTGTTGGTGGTGTAGTTATGATGTTAAAAGGAGCAAATAGTGCGGAAGTAGTAAACCGTGTTAAAGAAAAAATGAAAACCATTCAAAAATCACTACCACCGGATGTAGTAATTGAACCTTATTTAGATCGAACTGATTTAGTGAACCGTGCCATTTCCACGGTTGAGAAAAACCTCATTGAAGGAGCTCTAATTGTAATTTTTATATTGGTTTTGTTTCTTGGAAACCTTCGTGCAGGCTTGATAGTTGCATCGGCAATCCCACTATCCATGTTGTTTGCATTAGGAATGATGAATGTATTTGGGGTAAGTGCCAACCTGATGAGTTTAGGGGCTATTGATTTTGGGTTAATTGTAGATGGTGCTGTCATTATTGTAGAAAGTATTTTTCACCGGATTACTACAAGTCATTTGCAGAGTGGTAAAACAGAACTTACCACAAAACAAATGGATGAAACCGTTTTCGAAAGTGCAAGACGCATGATGAATTCTGCAGCATTTGGACAAATCATAATTCTTATTGTGTATTTACCAATTCTTTCTTTAATAGGAATTGAAGGAAAAATGTTTGGCCCAATGGCTCAGACAGTTTCGTTTGCGATACTTGGTGCTTTTATACTTTCCTTGACTTACATTCCGATGGTGTCTTCTCTTTTTCTTAGTAAAAAAATAATTCACAAAAAAAATATATCCGACAGGATGATGGAATTTTTTCAAAGCATTTATGCGCCGCTTTTGCAAAGAGCCATCAATGCTAAACTTTATGTAGTAGGATTGACAGTAGCCATATTCTTCCTTACTTCTTTTATTTTTTCAAGAATGGGTGGTGAATTTATTCCAACCTTAGCTGAAGGCGATTTTGCATTCCATTGTATCTTATCTCAAGGTACTTCATTATCGCAAAGTATAGAAACATCTATGCAGGCATCACGATTAATTAAAGAATTTGATGAGGTAAAAATGGTCGTTGGTAAAACGGGTAGTGCCGAAGTACCAACTGATCCTATGCCACCCGAAGCAAGCGATATGATGATCATTTTAAAACCTCAAAGTGACTGGAAACGGGAAATTTCTTATGATGACCTTGCTGATGAAATATTCGAAAAATTAGAAAACATCCCTGGTGTTTTCTTTGAAAAAAGTCAACCTATACAAATGCGATTCAATGAACTCATGACTGGTATTCGTCAGGATGTTGCTGTAAAAATATTTGGTGAAAATATGGACACTCTTTTATCGTATGCAAACAAGGTTAATGGTATAGTTCAAAGAGTGGAAGGTGCCACTGCACCAAGTGTGGAGCGGGTTGCAGGATTACCTCAGATAGTTATCAACTATAATCGCGCTCAAATTGCCAACTATGGCCTCAACATTGAAGACATTAACCATATTGTAAGCACTGCCTTTGCAGGTGGAGAAGCGGGGGTGGTGTTTGAAAACGAACGCAAATTCGATTTGGTAGTTCGTCTGGACAGTACTCACAGAAATAATATTGAAGATGTAAGCCATTTATATATTCCGACAGCCAACGGAACACAAATTCCTTTATCACAAGTAGCGGAAATAAAAATGGAATTGGGGCCTGCGCAAATAAGCCGTGAGGACGGCAAGCGTAGAATTGTAGTTGGTTTTAATGTGAAAGGCAGAGATGTAGAAAGTGTAGTAAAAGATATTCAAAATCAACTCAGTGAAAAGGTCAAATTACCTGAGGGATATTATTATACTTATGGTGGAACATTCGAAAATTTACAAGCTGCATCTGCGCGTTTGATGATTGCTGTACCAGTTGCTCTCGCTCTTATCTTCATGCTTCTTTATTTCACATTCACATCTGTTAAACAAGCAACACTTATTTTCACCGCAATTCCAATGGCTGCCATTGGTGGAGTCTTCGCATTGTTGCTTCGCGATATGCCTTTTAGTATATCAGCAGGCGTTGGTTTTATTGCCTTGTTTGGAGTAGCTGTCTTGAATGGAATTGTATTGGTCAGCACGTTTAACCAATTGGAGAAAGATGGCGTAACTGATATTCTTCAAAGAATTAAAGAAGGGACTAAAATACGCTTGCGACCAGTCCTTATGACTGCTGCTGTTGCCTCACTTGGTTTTTTACCAATGGCTCTTTCTCATGGTGCGGGTGCAGAAGTACAAAAGCCTTTGGCAACGGTGGTAATTGGTGGGTTGATTACTGCAACCTTTCTTACACTCTTTGTTTTGCCATTGTTGTATTTGATTTTTTCTTCACAACGAAAAAGAAAATTCAATCAGAATATTTCGACACTACTACTACTTGTTTTTGGATTGTTCTTCTCTCAAAATGCGAATGCTCAGACTACACCTAAACAGTTGAGTATAGAAGACGCATTGAGTGTTGCAATGAAAAATAATTTGGAGCTTCAATCAAGGCAACTCAATGTGCAATCTTCACGCATTATGAAAAAATCCGTTTTTGAATTACCAAAAACTAATGTGAACTTTCAATTCGGGCAATACAATAGCATCAATCAGGACAAAGCATTTCAGATAACACAAAACATTCCATTCCCAACTTACTATACAGCAAAAGCCAGGTTGTATAATGCCGAATTAGAAGGGAGTCAATTGCAAATGCAAATGTCAGAAAATGAAATAAAAGCCCAGGTGAAATATTGGTTTTATCAATTGCTGTATTTGCAAAATGCGAAAAAACAATTAAAGTCATTAGACAGTTTGTATGTTGATTTCGTCAATGCTGCTGATTTGCGTTACAAAACTGGCGAAACAAATTTATTGGAAAAAGCCACTGCTGAAACAAAACGTGGACAACTATCGCTCATAATTAAGCAAAATGAAACAGAAGCGGCGATGGCTTATGCATCGCTTAAAGCTTTATTGAATTCGAGTGAAGATTTTACAATTCTCACTAACGACAATTTTCAACCTCTCATCATAAGTAATTCATTCGATTTTACACTCATAGCCAATAATCCTTCTCTGTTAGTTTTATACCAACAGGCTCTTATTGCAGAGCAAAACAGAAAAGTAGAAATCTCATCCACCTTACCAGATTTGAATGTGGGTTATTTCAATCAGTCTTTAATCGGAACACAAACAGTTAACGGAACGGAAGTGTATTATGATGGGAGCAAACGATTTCAAGGTTTTAATCTAGGAGTAAGCATTCCATTAACTTTTTTTAGTAACTCCGCAAAAATAAAATCACTGGATTACAAACACGCAGCTTTTCAAATGGAAGCAGATAATGGAAAACTCCAACTTCAAACCAAACTGCAAAATGCTTTTGAGCAATACAATCAAAATTTGTCGCAATACAACTATTATAAATCAAGTGCTCTACCTAATGCTGAAATCATTATAAATACCGCAAAAATAGCCTACAACAGTGGAGCTGTTGGCTATATTGAATATTTACAGGCTTTGCAGACTGTTGCTGATGTGCAATTGAATTATCTGCAAGCCATCAATCAACTCAACCAATCTATTATCAACATCAATTTCTTAATCAACAAGTAA